Proteins from a genomic interval of Colletotrichum higginsianum IMI 349063 chromosome 6, whole genome shotgun sequence:
- a CDS encoding DNA-directed RNA polymerase, giving the protein MATTTTVTPVKSQLVDKLPKRFKGIKFGIQSNQDIANQAVLEVSDRLLYDIEKNRAPYQHGPLDPRLGTSSKTGKCATCQESLQNCTGHFGHVRLPLPAFHIGYLRFVMMILQDICKDCGKVLLTESEKRAFLKELRRPLLDNLRRSQICKRINEQCRKVKNCMYCGSVQGQIRKVGVLKLAHDKFVTYNKSTSAKKVPPESKIKFDESFSEARKNNAELDKHLRKAMEDMNPLRVLNLFKMISPTDCELLGLDPAEGRPEMFIWQFLPAPPVCIRPSVAQDNASNEDDITTKLADIVWVSGMIRSALQKGSPVQTIMEQWEYLQLQVAMYVNSDVPGLQQPGFGKAVRGFCQRLKGKQGRFRGNLSGKRVDFSGRTVISPDPNLGIDQVAVPQLVAKNLTYPERVSDYNIEKLKECVRNGPSIWPGAQQVIKKDDGGYKISLKFGNRNQVAQDLKIGDVVERHLEDNDIVLFNRQPSLHKLSIMSHLVKVRPWRTFRLNECVCGPYNADFDGDEMNLHVPQTEEARAEAINLMGVKHNLATPKNGEPVIAATQDFITAAYLLSSKDNFFDRKTFTYICMHMMDGKVHLDLPPPAVLKPKALWTGKQVFSMMMRPNKDSPVKINLDAKCREYKARAGQCPDMDPEDAWLVIRNSEVMCGVMDKSTVGDGKKDSVFYVILRDFGPDAAVVTMNRLAKLCARHLTNRGFSIGIGDVFPTEKLLDKKRTLVKNASIEVDVLIDKYKKNKLEKATGCSMEQTLENSISGLLSKLRTQAGSHCIETLSKNNAPLVMAKCGSKGSNINVAQMVALVGQQIIGGKRVADGFQDRTLPHFHKNAPQPPSKGFVENSFYSGLLPTEFIFHAMSGREGLVDTAVKTAETGYMSRRLMKSLEDLSTQYDDTVRTSGGGIVQFQFGADKLDPVDMEASAKPVNFDRTFSHAENLTWDNNERALLPDEIVKYCDNMLSRERARYPRKSLLGDLTLDYDNEEERYTDEHEGARDFLRSLESYVGARAEKLRRLMEMTGLTATADSMDVDVDEDEVRHKKAFADKVAKMSETTLKLFIRLCLEKYKKAHVEPGHAVGAVGAQSIGEPGTQMTLKTFHFAGVAGMSITQGVPRIKEIINASKVISTPVITCPLVQNREMTAARIVKARIEKTFVEDILSYIEDEWFAESGSVVLKVDMDALSDMQLGITLGDVAEAICKHKKMKVSRSDMHIGAGRIEIRVRLDESAAAKRAIKAKPVDELGDLLVRANYLRRTIPTVAISGYPEATRAIIQTSEQETHTVLVEGYGLLACMNTEGVEGRRVKSNNVMECRDVLGIEAARSTIAYEIGEVMGDMNIDPRHMQLLADVMTYKGEVLGITRFGLSKMRDSVLQLASFEKTPDHLFEAAAGMKTDQIEGVSECIIMGQTMTVGTGAFHVVRRLALEKGDVGQRKTAFEDAWAAETALKKKSRRNI; this is encoded by the exons ATGGCGACCACAACCACCGTGACTCCGGTCAAGTCCCAGCTTGTCGACAAGCTGCCCAAGCGTTTCAAGGGTATCAAGTTTGGCATTCA GTCCAACCAGGATATCGCGAACCAAGCTGTCCTCGAAGTCTCCGACCGCCTCCTATACGACATTGAGAAGAACAGGGCACCCTACCAACATGGTCCACTCGACCCTCGTCTC GGTACCTCGAGCAAGACGGGGAAATGCGCAACATGCCAGGAGTCTCTCCAGAACTGCACAGGCCACTTCGGTCATGTCAGGCTTCCTCTGCCGGCCTTCCATATCGGCTACTTGCGCTTCGTCATGATGATATTGCAGGATATCTGCAAG GATTGCGGCAAAGTCCTCCTCACAGAGTCCGAGAAACGGGCCTTCTTGAAAGAGCTCCGACGACCACTTCTGGACAATCTGCGACGGTCGCAGATTTGCAAACGTATCAACGAGCAGTGTAGAAAGGTCAAGAACTGCATGTACTGCGGTTCCGTCCAGGGTCAAATTAGAAAGGTCGGCGTCCTCAAGCTGGCCCACGACAAGTTCGTCACATACAACAAGTCCACCTCAGCTAAGAAGGTGCCTCCCGAGAGTAAAATCAAGTTCGACGAGTCGTTCAGCGAGGCGAGGAAGAACAATGCCGAGTTGGACAAGCATTTACGCAAGGCCATGGAGGACATGAACCCTTTGAGGGTCCTCAACCTTTTCAAAATGATCAGCCCCACCGATTgcgagcttctcggcctggaTCCCGCGGAAGGCCGTCCCGAGATGTTCATCTGGCAGTTCCTCCCTGCGCCCCCCGTGTGCATCCGACCCTCGGTCGCCCAGGACAATGCCAGTAACGAGGACGACATTACAACAAAACTCGCCGATATCGTATGGGTCAGCGGCATGATCCGCTCGGCGCTGCAGAAGGGCTCGCCCGTACAGACCATCATGGAGCAGTGGGAGTATCTCCAACTCCAGGTCGCCATGTACGTCAACAGTGATGTACCGGGCCTGCAGCAACCGGGATTCGGCAAGGCTGTACGAGGTTTCTGCCAGCGGTTGAAGGGAAAGCAGGGTCGATTCCGTGGCAACCTGTCCGGAAAGCGTGTCGATTTCTCCGGCCGTACCGTCATTTCGCCCGATCCTAACCTTGGTATCGACCAAGTTGCTGTCCCCCAGCTTGTCGCCAAGAACCTGACGTACCCGGAGCGAGTGTCGGATTACAACATCGAGAAGCTGAAGGAGTGCGTTCGCAACGGACCCAGTATCTGGCCGGGTGCTCAACAAGTcatcaagaaggacgacggAGGTTACAAGATATCGCTGAAGTTCGGTAACAGAAACCAAGTCGCTCAAGACCTCAAGATTGGCGATGTTGTCGAACGTCACCTGGAGGACAATGACATCGTCCTCTTCAACCGTCAGCCATCCCTTCACAAGCTCAGTATCATGAGTCATTTGGTCAAGGTACGACCTTGGAGGACATTCCGCCTAAACGAGTGTGTTTGTGGCCCGTACAACGCAGATTTCGACGGAGACGAAATGAACCTCCACGTCCCGCAGACAGAAGAAGCCCGagccgaggccatcaaccTCATGGGTGTCAAGCACAACTTGGCGACGCCGAAAAACGGAGAGCCCGTCATTGCTGCCACGCAGGATTTCATCACGGCTGCTTATCTCTTGAGCAGCAAAGACAACTTCTTCGACCGCAAGACGTTCACCTACATTTGCATGCACATGATGGATGGCAAAGTCCACCTGGACTTGCCTCCCCCCGCCGTGTTAAAGCCCAAGGCTCTGTGGACCGGCAAGCAAGTCTTCAGCATGATGATGCGTCCCAACAAGGACAGCCCGGTGAAGATCAACCTGGACGCCAAGTGCAGAGAGTACAAGGCCAGGGCCGGACAGTGCCCCGACATGGATCCCGAAGACGCATGGTTGGTTATTCGCAACTCCGAGGTCATGTGCGGCGTCATGGACAAGTCAACAGTTGGTGACGGTAAAAAGGACTCGGTCTTTTACGTCATCCTGCGAGACTTCGGCCCAGATGCGGCAGTCGTTACGATGAACCGATTGGCAAAACTCTGTGCTCGGCACCTGACCAACCGTGGCTTCTCTATCGGCATCGGTGACGTTTTCCCCACGGAGAAGCTGTTGGACAAGAAGCGCACTCTTGTCAAGAATGCGAGTATCGAGGTTGACGTTCTGATTGACAAgtacaagaagaacaagcTGGAGAAGGCTACAGGCTGTTCGATGGAGCAGACCCTCGAGAACTCCATCTCGGGTCTTCTCAGTAAGCTCAGAACACAAGCCGGTTCCCACTGTATCGAGACGCTTAGCAAGAACAATGCGCCGCTGGTCATGGCCAAGTGCGGATCCAAGGGTTCGAATATCAACGTGGCGCAAATGGTTGCGCTTGTCGGACAGCAAATTATCGGTGGCAAGCGTGTTGCCGACGGTTTCCAGGACAGAACACTTCCCCATTTCCACAAGAACGCGCCGCAACCGCCGTCCAAGGGTTTCGTCGAGAATAGTTTCTACTCCGGTCTACTGCCCACCGAGTTCATCTTCCACGCCATGTCTGGACGTGAAGGTCTGGTCGATACCGCTGTCAAGACAGCCGAGACAGGATACATGTCTCGCAGACTGATGAAGTCTTTGGAAGATCTTTCAACCCAATACGACGACACAGTACGGACTTCGGGCGGCGGTATTGTTCAGTTCCAGTTTGGTGCCGACAAACTGGATCCCGTCGACATGGAGGCCTCGGCGAAACCTGTCAACTTTGACCGAACCTTTTCCCACGCTGAGAACCTCACCTGGGACAACAACGAACGGGCTTTGCTTCCCGACGAAATTGTCAAATACTGCGACAACATGCTCTCCCGAGAGCGGGCGCGCTACCCCAGGAAGTCTCTGTTGGGCGATCTGACCCTCGACTACGacaacgaggaggagaggtaCACCGACGAGCACGAAGGCGCCCGAGATTTCTTGCGATCTCTCGAGTCTTACGTCGGTGCCCGAGCCGAGAAGCTCCGTCGCCTGATGGAAATGACCGGGCTCACTGCGACAGCCGACAGCATggacgtcgatgtcgacgaggacgaggtcagGCACAAGAAGGCATTTGCCGATAAGGTTGCCAAAATGTCGGAGACGACGTTAAAGCTCTTCATTCGGCTGTGCTTGGAGAAGTACAAGAAAGCACACGTCGAGCCTGGGCACGCCGTGGGGGCCGTCGGCGCGCAGTCCATTGGTGAGCCAGGAACGCAAATGACACTGAAGACGTTCCATTTCGCCGGTGTCGCCGGTATGAGTATCACACAGGGTGTGCCGCGTATCAAGGAAATTATCAACGCGTCCAAGGTCATCAGCACTCCCGTCATCACGTGTCCGCTGGTGCAGAACAGGGAGATGACGGCCGCTCGAATCGTCAAGGCTCGTATCGAAAAGACCTTTGTCGAGGATATTCTAAGCTACATCGAAGACGAGTGGTTCGCGGAGTCGGGAAGCGTCGTACTAAAGGTGGACATGGATGCTTTGTCAGACATGCAGCTTGGAATCACGCTGGGCGAtgtggccgaggccatctGCAAGCACAAGAAGATGAAGGTGTCCAGGTCGGATATGCACATCGGCGCGGGTCGAATCGAGATCCGTGTCCGGCTGGACgagtcggccgccgccaaacgGGCGATCAAGGCGAAGCCAGTAGACGAGCTTGGCGACCTTTTGGTACGGGCCAACTACCTCCGGCGAACGATACCGACGGTGGCCATCTCGGGTTATCCCGAGGCCACCCGTGCCATCATCCAGACGTCGGAGCAGGAGACACACACTGTTCTGGTGGAAGGATACGGGCTTCTCGCTTGCATGAACACGGAAGGCGTGGAGGGACGGAGAGTCAAGTCGAACAACGTGATGGAGTGCCGAGACGTGTTGGGCATCGAAGCCGCGAGAAGCACGATCGCTTACGAAATTGGCGAAGTCATGGGAGACATGAACATTGACCCGCGTCACATGCAGCTGCTCGCAGATGTCATGACGTACAagggcgaggtcctcggcatcACCAGATTCGGTCTCTCCAAGATGAGAGACAGCGTTCTGCAGTTGGCTTCATTCGAGAAGACGCCAGACCATCTTTTCGAAGCTGCGGCTGGCATGAAGACGGACCAGATCGAAGGTGTGAGCGAATGTATCATCATGGGTCAGACGATGACGGTGGGAACGGGAGCGTTCCATGTGGTTCGGCGGCTTGCGCTGGAAAAGGGAGACGTTGGGCAGCGCAAGACGGCGTTTGAAGATGCGtgggcggccgagacggcgctgaagaagaagtcgcGACGAAACATTTGA
- a CDS encoding Carboxylic ester hydrolase: protein MLVEDAPEDEGQGSPRQTYNFAPGYHGVVYRADVPDRGAGHRREHKGDDEQEKTATTSGAAASEPPREDDKVRYKMQSMQWGLIPFWTKRDPGYSTLSKTINCRDDSLSTPGGMWSTMKAGKRCIIVAQGFYEWLKNGKEKMPHFVKRKDGQLMCFAGLWDCVQYEDADVKRYTYTIITTDSNKQLRFLHDRMPVILNPGSREIRTWLDPKRHEWSKELQDLLKPFDGELDCYPVSKEVGKVGNNSPSFIIPVASKENKSNIANFFANASAKQTLKEESRAEPVVETNVEVEHSQEDKKQPVPEIIAKAAADADGQVTKTGIKREAAEPNLDEEPPRKLPSKTRQSRTSATSNGSKSPVKPKDGTQKITKFFANSA, encoded by the exons ATGCTCGTCGAAGATGCACCAGAAGACGAGGGGCAGGGCTCTCCTCGACAGACGTACAACTTTGCGCCGGGCTACCACGGCGTCGTCTATCGCGCCGACGTACCGGATCGTGGCGCGGGGCATCGCCGCGAGCACAAGGGAGACGACGAACAGGAAAAGACAGCCACGACGTCAGGAGCCGCCGCGTCGGAACCGCCCCGTGAGGACGACAAGGTCAGGTACAAGATGCAATCAATGCAGTGGGGGTTGATTCCCTTCTGGACCAAGCGCGACCCAGGTTACTCGACGCTCTCCAAGACGATCAACTGCCGCGACGATTCCCTCAGCACGCCCGGCGGCATGtggtcgacgatgaaggcggGAAAGAGGTGCATCATAGTCGCCCAGGGCTTCTACGAGTGGCTCAAGAacggcaaggagaagatgCCGCATTTCGTCAAGCGCAAAGACGGCCAGCTCATGTGCTTCGCTGGCCTGTGGGACTGTGTACAGTATGAGG ATGCCGACGTCAAACGATACACATACACCATCATCACGACGGACTCCAACAAGCAGCTCAGGTTTCTCCACGACAGAATGCCAGTCATCCTCAACCCCGGCTCCAGGGAGATCAGGACCTGGCTGGACCCCAAACGGCACGAGTGGTCCAAAGAACTGCAAGACCTCCTGAAGCCCTttgacggcgagctcgactGCTACCCTGTCAGCAAGGAGGTCGGCAAGGTCGGCAACAACTCGCCGTCCTTCATCATACCCGTCGCGAGCAAGGAAAACAAGTCCAACATTGCCAACTTCTTTGCCAACGCATCCGCCAAACAAACACTCAAAGAGGAGTCGAGAGCTGAACCTGTGGTTGAGACCAACGTAGAGGTGGAACACTCGCAAGAGGACAAGAAGCAGCCGGTACCAGAAATCATCGCCAAAGCGGCTGCAGACGCAGATGGCCAGGTCACCAAGACAGGGATCAAGCGGGAGGCTGCCGAGCCCAACTTGGACGAggagccgccgaggaagttgccttcgaagacgaggcagaGCAGGACCAGCGCGACGAGCAACGGGAGTAAAAGCCCTGTCAAACCGAAGGATGGGACGCAGAAGATTACAAAGTTCTTCGCCAACAGTGCGTGA
- a CDS encoding BZIP transcription factor, protein MSSTSLEFPAYAMSSDFPSMASDNTVYDMISARFASHIASNENGYCTPSSRWSCPPSPTSSVDTNKADDSHDDSHSTTTTTTTNSASAPEDSSQSTEKGRRNNRYKNCSESVLSKRRAQNRANQRAYRKRKEQRLEELQQQLDDMSQKNDALCCAYRLLANECYRLRAGQMSVGQSATTWNMNGAGSLSLDMAALGAYSVAPMSTSSPVPESYVDYPGSPDTLWSPYSS, encoded by the exons ATGAGCAGCACATCGCTCGAGTTCCCGGCATACGCCATGTCTTCTGATTTTCCGTCAATGGCGTCCGACAACACCGTTTATGACATGATTTCCGCGCGGTTCGCTTCTCACATC GCCTCGAACGAGAACGGCTACTGCACGCCGTCTTCGCGTTGGTCATGCCCACCAAGCCCGACTTCGAGCGTGGACACGAACAAGGCCGACGATTCGCATGATGACAGCcactccaccaccaccaccaccaccaccaacagcGCATCCGCACCAGAGGACTCGTCCCAGTCCACGGAAAAGGGAAGACGCAACAACAGATACAAGAATTGCAGCGAGTCAGTGCTTTCG AAACGCCGCGCCCAGAACCGTGCAAACCAGCGGGCCTACCGAAAGCGCAAGGAGCAGCGCCTTGAGGAGCTCCAGCAACAGCTTGACGATATGAGTCAGAAGAACGACGCGCTCTGCTGCGCCTACAGGCTGCTGGCCAACGAATGCTATCGTCTTCGCGCGGGCCAGATGTCCGTGGGGCAGTCGGCCACCACGTGGAATATGAACGGAGCCGGCAGTTTGTCCTTGGACATGGCCGCCTTGGGCGCATACTCCGTCGCTCCCATGTCGACATCGAGCCCCGTCCCCGAGTCATATGTCGACTATCCCGGAAGTCCCGATACGTTGTGGAGCCCCTACTCGTCGTGA
- a CDS encoding Cellulose-growth-specific protein, which translates to MDQAIYHDGPVIAWLSPARSGNVTTYDGSGRWAKIWELGALVGNGQISFPASNKAAFNFQIPSCTPPGEYLLRIEQIGLHSASAKGGAQFYISCAQIRVTGSGNGQLSPTVSFPYVFLVADPYPPPPTLPAASSFSDLYPVLTSPTSGAYTGSEPGILINIYYPVPTTYTIPGGPIARC; encoded by the exons ATGGACCAGGCCATCTACCACGACGGGCCCGTGATCGCCTGGCTCTCGCCCGCCAGGTCTGGCAACGTCACGACCTACGACGGCAGCGGTCGGTGGGCCAAGATCTGGGAGCTCGGCGCGTTAGTCGGCAATGGGCAGATTAGTTTCCCCGCCTCGAACAAGGCCGCCTTCAACTTCCAGATCCCTTCGTGCACCC CCCCCGGAGAGTACCTTCTCAGGATTGAGCAGATCGGACTGCACTCAGCCAGCGCCAAGGGCGGAGCCCAGTTCTACATCTCATGCGCGCAGATCAGGGTGACGGGCTCCGGAAACGGGCAGCTCTCCCCTACCGTCAGTTTTCCGTATGTTTTCCTAGTGGCGGACCCCTATCCCCCACCTCCCACTCTCCCGGCCGCTAGCTCGTTCTCGGATCTATATCCCGTTCTGACCTCTCCTACCAGTGGGGCATATACCGGGAGTGAGCCTGGCATCTTGATCAACATCTACTACCCTGTG CCAACGACATACACCATTCCAGGAGGGCCCATCGCGCGCTGCTGA
- a CDS encoding Cellulose-growth-specific protein has protein sequence MKTFAPALAVLGAFCDLASAHYRFTSLVVGGRNTGEYVHVRKNTNHNSPVTDVLSRDIVCNAGGLSSGPGTQIATVAAGSTV, from the exons ATGAAGACTTTCGCCCCGGCTCTGGCCGTCCTAGGGGCCTTCTGCGATCTCGCTTCGGCGCACT ACCGCTTCACgagcctcgtcgtcggcggccgcaaCACGGGCGAATACGTCCACGTCCGGAAGAACACGAACCACAACAGCCCCGTCACCGACGTCCTGAGCAGGGATATCGTCTgcaacgccggcggcctctcGTCGGGCCCCGGAACGCAGATCGCCACTGTCGCCGCCGGATCGACTGTATGA
- a CDS encoding Fungal cellulose binding domain-containing protein, with the protein MEFFALIIALAVAVNEVSGHYIFQQLSIGSTKYGVFQHIRKNTNYNSPVTDLASNDLRCNVGGASGAQTTVVNVKPGDSFTFTLDTAVYHQGPISLFLSKAPSHVQDYDGSGKWAKFKDFGPTFSNGQATWPLRQTYEHKIPTCLPNGEYLLRIHNLGIHNPWPAGVPQFYISCAQINVTGSSAPASAFAPTLSIPGAFKETDPGYTANVSTVSGSTVGGGATLTVIQIYQPGFTSYAAPGGKEVSL; encoded by the exons ATGGAGTTCTTCGCTCTCATAATCGCCCTTGCGGTGGCCGTCAACGAAGTATCCGGTCACTACATCTTCCAGCAGCTATCTATCGGTTCCACTAAGTACGGCGTCTTCCAACACATCCGCAAGAACACCAACTACAACTCCCCCGTGACAG ACCTCGCCTCCAACGATCTGCGATGCAACGTGGGCGGCGCCAGCGGTGCGCAGACCACGGTGGTCAATGTCAAGCCTGGTGACTCGTTCACCTTCACCCTCGACACCGCGGTCTACCACCAGGGACCCATCTCTCT GTTCCTTTCCAAGGCCCCCTCTCACGTACAGGACTACGACGGCTCGGGTAAATGGGCCAAGTTCAAGGACTTTGGGCCAACCTTCTCCAACGGCCAGGCAACGTGGCCCCTGAGAC AAACCTACGAGCACAAGATCCCGACGTGCCTCCCCAACGGCGAGTACCTGCTGCGCATCCACAACCTGGGGATTCACAACCCGTGGCCGGCGGGCGTCCCCCAGTTCTACATCTCGTGCGCCCAGATCAACGTCACCGGCAGCTCTGCCCCGGCCAGCGCGTTCGCTCCGACGCTCAGCATCCCCGGTGCCTTCAAGGAGACGGACCCTGGATACACCGCCAACGTAAGCACAGTTTCCGGAAGTACtgttggaggaggggcgACGCTGACAGTTATCCAGATTTACCAGCCCGGCTTCACCTCGTACGCGGCACCGGGGGGCAAGGAGGTAAGTCTCTGA
- a CDS encoding Hexose transporter — MGIKPAGVPGKAWPAIAIGFFVAFGGLLFGYDTGTINGILEMSYWQRLFSTGYVNPAGNPDVSPSQESAIVSILSAGTFFGALASPLLADSIGRRLGLAASCWVFNLGVVLQTIATDIPVFLAGRFFAGFGVGLISALVPLYQSETAPKWIRGAIVGAYQWAITIGLLLAAIVNNATHNRQDTGSYRIPIAIQFAWSIILFVGMIILPETPRFLIKSGHVDRATKALAKLRRLPENDPYVAEEIAEIKANHDFETSIGTASYLDCFRPPVLKRQFTGMALQALQQLTGINFIFYYGTQYFQNSGFSNGFVIGMITSSINVVSTIPGMYAVDRWGRRPMLLWGAVGMCVSQFLVAMLGTLTTGQDDAGKIIVYNLPAQKAAIAFVCIYIFFFASTWGPLAWVVNGEIFGLKTRAKSLSLSTATNWLLNWAIAYATPYLVNYGDGYANLQSKIFFVWFACCFLCIAFVYFFIYETKGLTLEEVEELYAEVSVASKSANWRPATTFRERQAAEGDKAVPHNSDGDTAHHEKTVDA; from the exons ATGGGTATCAAGCCCGCCGGCGTGCCGGGCAAGGCCTGGCCGGCCATTGCCATTGGCTTCTTTGTCGCGTTCGGAGGTCTGCTGTTTGGATATGACACCGGCACTATCAACGGCATCCTTGAGATG TCCTACTGGCAACGCCTCTTCAGCACTGGATACGTGAACCCCGCCGGCAACCCCGACGTCTCTCCCTCCCAAGAGTCCGCCATCGTCTCCATCCTCTCGGCCGGCACCTTCTTCGGCGCTCTGGCCTCGCCTCTCCTGGCCGATTCCATCGGACgtcgccttggccttgcaGCCTCTTGCTGGGTCTTCAACCTCGGAGTCGTCCTCCAGACGATTGCCACTGACATCCCCGTCTTCCTGGCCGGCCGTTTCTTCGCCGGATTCGGCGTCGGTTTGATCTCTGCGTTGG TCCCTCTCTACCAGTCCGAGACCGCTCCCAAATGGATTCGTGGTGCCATTGTCGGCGCCTACCAATGGGCCATCACCATCGGtctgctgctggccgccatcgtcaacaacGCCACCCACAACCGCCAGGACACCGGCTCGTACCGCATCCCCATCGCCATCCAGTTCGCCTGGTCCATCATCCTTTTCGTCGGGATGATCATCCTTCCCGAGACGCCCCGGTTCCTCATTAAGAGCGGCCACGTCGACCGCGCGACCAAGGCGCTGGCGAAGCTCCGCCGCCTGCCCGAGAACGACCCGtacgtcgccgaggagatcgccgagatcaaggccaACCACGACTTCGAGACCAGCATCGGCACCGCCAGCTACCTCGACTGCTTCCGGCCCCCGGTTCTCAAGCGCCAGTTCACCGGCATGGCCCTGCAGGCGCTGCAGCAGCTCAC CGGAATCAACTTCATCTTCTACTACGGCACCCAGTACTTCCAGAACTCGGGCTTCTCCAACGGCTTCGTCATCGGCATGATCACGTCCTCCATCAACGTCGTGTCGACCATCCCGGGCATGTACGCCGTCGACCGCtggggccgccgcccgatGCTCCTCTGGGGCGCCGTAGGCATGTGCGTCTCGCAGttcctcgtcgccatgcTGGGGACCCTGACCACCGGCCAGGACGACGCGGGCAAGATCATCGTGTACAACCTGCCCGCGCagaaggccgccatcgccttTGTGTGCATCtacatcttcttcttcgcgtCCACCTGGGGCCCCCTCGCGTGggtcgtcaacggcgagatCTTTGGTCTCAAGACCCGTGCCAAGTCCCTCTCCCTGTCCACCGCCACCAAC TGGCTTCTCAACTGGGCCATTGCGTACGCCACCCCTTACCTGGTCAACTACGGCGACGGGTACGCCAACCTGCAGTCCAAGATCTTCTTCGTTTGGTTCGCGTGCTGCTTCCTCTGCATCGCCTTCGTCTACTTCTTCATCTACGAGACCAAGGGCCTGaccctcgaggaggtcgaggagctctACGCCGAGGTCAGCGTCGCCAGCAAGTCGGCCAACTGGAGGCCCGCCACGACCTTCCGCGAGcgccaggccgccgagggcgacaagGCCGTGCCGCAcaacagcgacggcgacaccGCCCACCACGAAAAGACGGTCGATGCTTAG